A window of Hemibagrus wyckioides isolate EC202008001 linkage group LG03, SWU_Hwy_1.0, whole genome shotgun sequence contains these coding sequences:
- the sf3b5 gene encoding splicing factor 3B subunit 5, which produces MTDRYNIHSQLEHLQSKYIGTGHADTTKWEWLVNQHRDSYCSYMGHFDLLNYFSIAENESKARVRFNLMEKMLQPCGPPADKPEDA; this is translated from the coding sequence ATGACGGACCGTTACAACATCCACAGCCAGCTGGAGCACCTGCAGTCGAAGTACATCGGCACAGGACACGCAGACACCACCAAGTGGGAATGGCTGGTGAACCAGCACAGAGACTCGTACTGCTCCTACATGGGCCACTTCGACCTCCTCAATTACTTCTCCATCGCTGAGAACGAGAGCAAGGCTCGTGTGCGCTTCAACCTGATGGAGAAGATGCTGCAGCCCTGTGGACCTCCTGCTGACAAACCTGAGGACGCTTAG